A genomic window from Anthonomus grandis grandis chromosome 4, icAntGran1.3, whole genome shotgun sequence includes:
- the LOC126735302 gene encoding uncharacterized protein LOC126735302 isoform X1 has translation MKRQLDKCDDILHVIGKRFIATAPPPAAVEDKFTIIAKTWAVKLKELVPLQAVYAEKLINDIFYKAHLEKLTLNSAFQTTYQPANRLQNQTYFQNIEPYRHQTQPYLQPQTLQHHTQPYNQPSHGQQWPVSIQLTYSQLQQKQAYLHMLEEVNLTSCLSHSPEQTNIKDQFQQEQQHLTKEPLLQNEPSNQKKGENSVST, from the coding sequence ATGAAACGGCAGCTGGATAAATGCGATGATATATTACATGTAATTGGGAAACGTTTTATAGCCACGGCGCCGCCGCCGGCGGCCGTTGAAGACAAATTCACAATAATAGCCAAAACATGGGCGGTGAAGTTAAAGGAACTTGTTCCACTTCAAGCGGTTTATgccgaaaaattaattaatgatattttttacaaggCCCACTTAGAAAAGTTGACTCTTAACTCTGCTTTTCAAACCACTTATCAACCTGCAAATCGGTTACAGAATcaaacatattttcaaaacataGAGCCTTATCGGCACCAGACTCAGCCATACCTACAACCACAAACACTTCAGCACCATACACAACCGTATAATCAACCATCTCACGGACAACAATGGCCAGTGTCAATACAGCTAACTTATTCGCAACTACAGCAAAAACAAGCATATCTACACATGCTAGAAGAAGTCAATCTCACTTCATGTCTATCCCATTCACCAGAGCAAACAAACATAAAAGATCAGTTTCAACAAGAACAACAACACTTGACAAAAGAACCCCTACTGCAGAATGAACCCAGCAATCAAAAAAAGGGTGAGAACTCAGTGTCAACATAG
- the LOC126735302 gene encoding uncharacterized protein LOC126735302 isoform X2, which produces MYRSFPYLWKIKSKQYSDRNAKQQAYESMIEKMREFDVGATKETVVKKINSLRTTYRRELKKVVDSEMSGADEEDVYVPQLWYFDLLNFIRDQEIPRKTQTNVEDEDEESELH; this is translated from the exons ATGTACAGATCATTCCCGTATCTCTGGAAGATAAAATCCAAGCAGTACAGTGATCGTAATGCGAAACAGCAGGCTTATGAAAGTATGATTGAAAAAATGCGGGAGTTCGATGTAGGAGCAACCAAAGAAactgtagtaaaaaaaattaactctttaAGAACCACGTACAggagagaattaaaaaaagttgttgatTCGGAGATGTCTGGTGCTGATGAAGAAGACGTGTACGTCCCTCAGTTGTGGTATTTTGATTTGCTTAACTTTATACGGGATCAAGAAATTCCACGAAAGACGCAAACCAATGTTGAAGATGAAGATGAAGAATca GAACTTCATTAA